ACGACGCCGACCCTGATCTCGGGGGCCGGCGGCCCCGACCAGATCGACAAGGAGCCCGGCAACGGGGCCATGCTCTACCTCGTCGGCGGGGCCGAAGAGGCCGACGCCCCGTGCGCCTTCCTCTTCGGCTGGGCCCGCTGGAACGACCCCCGCAATGGCCGCCAGCAGTACTTCGAGACTACGACCGACCGCTGCGACGACAAGGGCCCCTGGTGGAGCTCGGGCTGGACTGGTGACATCTATGAGTCGAAGTACTTCTCACGAGAAGAGGGCCATCCCGATCCTTTCGAGCCGTCCGGCGACGACGCCCGGCACGTCGCGGGTGTCCCAGCCCGGGAGTTCGACGTCGCCCCGACCGACCCCCAGCCTATTCGGGCCGCCCACGCCGTCCAGGCGTGCCTCAACCGGGCCGGCGACCGTCTCAAGGGGCTCCGCATCTGGGGCGCCCACGTCGGCCGGGCCGAGCCGGGGTCGGTCGAGCCGGACGGCGCGCTGTTCGGCGAGTTCGAGCGGCCGAACTGCCACGAGTGGGCGGCCAAGCGGTCTTGCCCCGAGGGGGAGGTGGCCATCGGGGTCACGGTCCACGGCGACGAGGGCCGCGAGTTCGAGGCCAGCGGCGTGAGCCTGACCTGCGCCGCCCCGCGCCCGATCGACCTCGCGTTCCCGATCTACGAAGACTGATGCGCGCGCTCCTCCTCGCCCTTGCGCTCGCGGCGGGGTCGGCGTGCGCCCAGCCCGTTGGCCCCGCCCGCCTCGGGCCCGATGCGGCGTACGCCCCGGCCACGCCTCACGCCGTCGCCCACGTCGACGGGCTGGCGGTCGACTCGGGCCGGGTCTACGGCGCCCGGCCGATCCCGTACCGCGTCTACTACCCCGAGGGCGTCGACGGCCAACTCCCCGTCGTGGTCTGGTCCCACGGCGGGGCGCCCGGCAAGCGCGACCCCGCCACGAGCGGGCCCGTGTGGGGCCGCGTCCTCGCCGGCGCCGGCTACGCGTCGGTCCACCCCGCCCACGGGCCGCTCACGCGCGCCGAGCGCGAGGCCCAGTGCGCGGCCATCGGGGTCACGGCCTGCGAGACGTTCAAGTTCAACGACTGGCAGCGGCCGCGCGACCTCACGTTCCTCCTCGACCACCTCGCCGCGCTCGACCCGGCCGCCGCGCCGTGGGCCGCCCGCCTCGACCTCTCGCGGCTCGGCGTCGTGGGCCACTCGGCCGGCTCGGGCGCGACGGCCACGCTCGCCGGGGCCGTCCGCCGGTGGGAGGGCGCCACGCTCCGCCACGCCGACGACCGGCCCCTCGCCTTCGGCCTCCTCTCGCCGCAAGGCCGGGGCGACGGCGGCTTCTCGGAGGGCTCGTGGGCCGGCATCAGGCGGCCGGTCTTCTTCGCGAGCGGGAGCGAGGACGGCCCCACGCCCGAGGCCCGGCTCGACCCGTTCCGTGGCGTCTCGTCGGACGTCGCGGTCCACTACTGGGTCGAGCACCCCGGCGCCCAGCACACGCTCTTCGAGCTCAAGGAGCGGGCGTGCCTCCGTGCCACGCGCGACCAGCGCGTCTGCCGAGCCCTCGCCGAGCCGCTGGCCCAAGCCGTCGTCGGCTTCCTCGACGCCTACGTCCGCGGCGACGCCGGGGCGCGGGTCTGGCTCGACGCGCTCGAGCCGTCCCCCACCAGCGCGGCGACCGTCCTCCGGCGGTAAGCCCCCGTCGCCGGCAGCTCTTCGCCCAGCACACACAGGCCCACCCCACCGAGGTCCTCCATGTCACGCATACCCATCGCTTCTCTGACCGCCGCCCTCCTCGCTCTCATCCTCGTCCCCCTCCTCACTGCATGCGGTGGAGGGGACACCGCCGACGTGGCCCCCGCGGCGGCGGCCGACCCCGGATCCTGCGCCTACGTCGACACCGAGGCGCTCGCCTCCCGCCTCGGCGGCACGCCGACGACGGCGCCCGGCCTTGACGGCGCCTGCACCCTCACCCTCGACGGCACTGACCTCGCCACCGTCACGGTCGCCGGCTTCGACCCGGCAGCCTACGACGCCTACGTCGCCGAACTGGCCGACGCCAACAACATCGGCAACACTGGCGTCGAGGGGAAGCTGTCCGACGACCGCTCCGTCGCTCGGGTCGGCGACCACCTGATCACCGCCGAGCTCCTTGGCGGCGACCGCACGTTGCCCTTCTGGATCGACGTCGTCTGGGCCGAGGTCGCGGAGGGCTGACGCACGAGGGGACGGCGGCCGACGCGACCGTCGGCCCGGGCGTCGTGGGGCAGTCCCGGGAAGCCACGTCGGCGCGGCCCCCCGGATCCGTGGGCTTAGCCGACGACCTCGCAGGACTCGAGGTCGACTCGGTCATGCTTGACGTGGCTTGACCACCCGACGCTGGGCGCGACGCGCCCACGGACGGTCACGGCCGGCGCCGGGTCGCCGCCCGCGACCGCGTCGTGGTCGATGTCGGGGCCGGAGCAGATGACGAGGGCGTCGCCGTCGGCCACGTCGAGCCGCGCCGGGCGGTCGCCGATCCCCTCGGACGCCCGCTCGAGCGAGCCCGTGACCGTCGCGACGCGGCCCCGCCACCGGCGGACCCGGTCGATCACGTCGCCAACGGGCTCGCCGTCGTCGGCGCCGACCGCGACCTCGCAGTCGTCGAGGCGGTGCTGGTCGCGGTCCAGTCCCTGGAGGCGGCCTCGGAGCACGACCGGTGTGGTCGCCCCGGCCGTGTCGGACGGCGCCTCGGGAGGCATGCAGCTGACCTCCGGGAGGTCGGAGGCCGTCTGGTTCGGCTCCGCTGTAACGGCGGTGGGCCACCTCAGGGCCCCGCCCGGGATCGGGTTGTGGACGTACCCCCTCACAGCGATCTCGCCGAACACGGCCCGGAGAGAGTCGACGAGGGCCGCCGCTGGGATCGCCTCCCCGCCCGCAACCGGCGGGGCGTCGGAGAGGGGGAGGGCGTCGGGGTCCGAGCGGTCTCGGGGAGCGCGTTCGGTGGCCGGGGCCTCGGCGGAGGGGGCGGGGCCGGCGTCGCTGCCGCACGCGGCGACGAGGAGGGCAAGCGGGACGAGGAGGAATCGCATAGCGGGGGTGAGCGGTGGACCCCTTCCTGCCCCGTCCAGGGCCGGGTCGGATCACGCCCCACCGACGCCCCCCAACTGGGCGGCCGGCGTCACACGGCGAGCTCGCAGTCGACCGCCTTGAGTGCTCCCGTCTTTACGCCGCCCAGGCCGCCCGCCCGGGGATCGACCCGAGCCCGGAGCGTGACGGTCGGCCGCTCGCTCATGAGCGCGAGGTCGCGGGGCCCGACGCCCTCGGGGAGGTAGTCGGCCGCAGGGTGCGGGCCGTAGCACCGCACGAGCGCGTCCCCTTGGCCCACGTCGACCTGGGTAGGCCACCCCTGGCCGGTCACCTCGAACGCGCCGCGGAGCTCACCCCGCAGAGTCACGTCCCGCCCCCCGGCCCACTCCCGGACGCGTCCGACATAGGCGCCGACGGGCTCCCCGCCGTCCCCAGGCTGGATCTCGCAGTCCGTGAACCGGAGGGTTCCCTCCTCGATGGCCTGGAGGTCCCCCCGAAGCGTGAGCGGATAGCCGGTCCGGTTCGCGATCGGCTCCCTGTTGACGGGGCACCGGACGCCCCCCTCGTTCTCGCCGCCGGGGTAGACCGTCACGAAGACGTCGAGGGTGTCGCCCGCCCTTTCCGACGGGTACCCCGTAACGGCGACGTCGGAGAACAGGGCACGGACCGTGTCCACAAGCGCCGCGACGCCGACCACGTCGCCCCCGGCGATCGCCGGCCCGAGCGACGTGAGCTGTGCGGGCGCCGCGTCAGGCGGGGGCGGGTCGGCGGGAGCGCCCCCGTCTGGGGCACAGGCAGTGAGGGTAAAGACGAGGGCGAGGGACAGGGCGAGTCGCACGGGTGCGGCGGGAGCATGGGTATCCATCCCGCCCCGTCGGCCCGGGGCGCGGATCACGTATCTGCCACCCGCTGCCTCGTGCCGGGCGCCGAGGGGTCTGGCCGCGCCCTGTGCCGAGGGGATGCTCTCGCATGCGACCCCGAACGGGACGCCGTCCCGGTCTCAGCAGGACGCCCTCCACTTCCGTCTGCCCGACCGGGCGCCTCTCGGGCGTCCGCTCAGGCGCTTACTCGGCGGCCCCGCTGTCGGCGAGTCCCGCCCCCGCCCGGCGCACCTGCCAGCCCCGCGCCGTCCGCGTCGCCGGCAGCGGCCCCAACCCAACAAGCCCCCGCCGGTTCACCGCTGGACCGTCCCGAACCGACGCCCCGCTGCTGGTCCCCGCCATCCTGCCGAGCGCCGAGCCCGGTCCCCCGCCCACGGCGGCATACATGGAGGTCGCCGGGGTGTGCGTTAAGGAGTCGGTGGGCCGGGCAGACCCGGGCGGCCGGCCCACCGAGATGTCGCGTTGCGTGGGGGCGTAGGGGGGAGGTGAACTCGCGGTTGGCGGCCATGAACGAGACCGTGGACCTGTACCGTGACGTCTCCGCACGTACACAGTCAACCCCCGACGGGACCTCGGCGCATTCGTCTCCAAGAGGGGATCCGAGTTGAGCTGTCAAAAGGGGGGCCCGTCCCGAACGCGTGACGGCCGTTCTCCAGAATCGTCGATTCTGAGCCGCATCGGAGGTCAAAGGTCGGCCGCCGGTGCCCGCGCCCCCCACTTCCGTCCATAGGGGGACACCCCGTTAGGACTCCGGCCCGTAGCGCGGGCTCGTGCCAGTGGTGGCATTGGCCGGTTCGACACCTTTCAGGTTACGGCAATCCGACGAGACGGGCCACGTCCCGACCCCCACACCCCTTACCGCCGACTCGGACGCCTCGGTTCCGAGCCCCGGGAGGGGTCTCCTCAGCCCTCCTTCCGAGGGCGACGAGGGTCGGGCACTCCGCCCGACCGCCCGCGCTGTGGAGCGCGGGCCGCCGCCGACCCCGGCGGCTTCCCCACCCGCACGTGCCCGCCCCGGACTCCCCCGGCCGAGGTGCGCGCGGTCACTACACCGGCCGAAGGGCCGAACGTCATGACTCATTCACCACCCCGGGACGAGGTCCGCCCCGCCGACCCGGTCGCCGACCCGTTCTCGGGGCCGGCCGTCCCGCTCCTCCGCCTCCGACGGCCCGGCCGTGAGGCCATCCCGCCCGAGGCCTGCCTCCTCGGCCCCCGCTGCCTCGTCTGCCGCTGGCGCCGCGAGGGGCTCCTCGACGTGGAGCCGGAGCGTCGGGCCGCCTGAGGCCCCGGCGCGTCTCGCGCCACCCACCCGCTGGCAGGGCCAGCGCCGTCGGACCCCTCCGGCCCCCTCCGCCAGGGCTCGCCTGGCACCCGCCCGCACGTCCGCGGGCGGCCCCACGAACGGCGACCGGCCATCCGGACCGAGTCGCCCCAGCTACGTCCACGAAGGACGACAACCATGAGCTACCACACCACCCTTCCAGGCTACGGCGACGCGTGCCTCTGCGGGAGCTACGGCCCCTGCCGCTGCGCTCCGGGGCCCGACGTCGACGCCTACTACGAGGCGTCGTACGAGGCCGGCTACGACCACTGCCTCGCCGACGGATACTCCGAGCGGCCCCTCACCGAGTGGGTCTACCGAACCGGGTACCGCGTCCGCTACGAGCGCGACGCTGACGGTCAGCAGCGCGTCTCGCACGTCATGACGGCCCTCCGGTTCGCCGAGTTCACGTGGCGGCATTACCACCGGACCGAGGC
This sequence is a window from Rubrivirga marina. Protein-coding genes within it:
- a CDS encoding alpha/beta hydrolase family protein yields the protein MRALLLALALAAGSACAQPVGPARLGPDAAYAPATPHAVAHVDGLAVDSGRVYGARPIPYRVYYPEGVDGQLPVVVWSHGGAPGKRDPATSGPVWGRVLAGAGYASVHPAHGPLTRAEREAQCAAIGVTACETFKFNDWQRPRDLTFLLDHLAALDPAAAPWAARLDLSRLGVVGHSAGSGATATLAGAVRRWEGATLRHADDRPLAFGLLSPQGRGDGGFSEGSWAGIRRPVFFASGSEDGPTPEARLDPFRGVSSDVAVHYWVEHPGAQHTLFELKERACLRATRDQRVCRALAEPLAQAVVGFLDAYVRGDAGARVWLDALEPSPTSAATVLRR